From Prevotella melaninogenica, the proteins below share one genomic window:
- a CDS encoding MFS transporter encodes MKKYYPWVLVALLWFVALLNYMDRQMLSTMQEAMKVDIAELNHAEAFGALMAVFLWIYGIVSPFAGIIADRVSRKWLVVGSIFVWSAVTYLMGYAESFDQLYWLRAFMGISEALYIPAALSLIADWHEGKSRSLAIGIHMTGLYVGQAVGGFGATLAAMFSWHAAFHWFGIVGIIYSIVLLLFLKENPKHGQKAVLQGETKLSKNPFRGLSIVFSTWAFWVILFYFAVPSLPGWATKNWLPTLFANSLDIPMSSAGPMSTITIAVSSFIGVIMGGIVSDCWVQRNLRGRVYTSAIGLGLTVPALMLLGFGHSLVAVVGAGLCFGIGYGMFDANNMPILCQFISSKYRSTAYGIMNMTGVFAGAAVTQVLGKWTDGGNLGNGFAILGCIVVLALVLQLSCLKPTTDNME; translated from the coding sequence ATGAAAAAATACTATCCTTGGGTACTTGTTGCCCTCCTTTGGTTTGTAGCCTTACTGAATTATATGGATCGACAGATGTTGTCGACGATGCAGGAAGCTATGAAAGTCGATATTGCAGAACTAAATCACGCAGAGGCTTTTGGTGCATTGATGGCTGTTTTCTTGTGGATTTACGGTATTGTAAGTCCATTCGCAGGTATTATTGCCGACCGAGTTAGTCGTAAGTGGCTTGTTGTTGGTAGCATCTTTGTATGGTCTGCTGTGACTTATCTTATGGGTTATGCTGAGAGTTTCGACCAACTTTATTGGCTCCGTGCCTTTATGGGCATTAGCGAAGCACTTTATATTCCTGCAGCTTTGTCGCTCATTGCTGATTGGCATGAGGGAAAATCACGCTCATTAGCGATAGGTATTCACATGACAGGACTTTATGTTGGTCAGGCTGTTGGAGGTTTTGGCGCAACGTTGGCAGCGATGTTCTCATGGCATGCAGCTTTTCATTGGTTTGGTATCGTTGGTATTATTTATTCAATTGTATTACTTTTATTCTTGAAAGAGAATCCTAAGCATGGACAGAAAGCGGTTTTACAAGGTGAGACTAAGTTAAGTAAGAATCCTTTCCGTGGATTGTCTATCGTCTTCTCTACATGGGCTTTCTGGGTGATACTCTTCTACTTTGCCGTACCAAGTCTCCCGGGTTGGGCAACAAAGAACTGGTTGCCAACACTGTTTGCTAATAGCTTGGATATTCCAATGTCAAGTGCTGGTCCAATGTCTACGATAACAATTGCGGTGTCATCATTCATTGGCGTTATCATGGGTGGTATTGTTTCTGATTGTTGGGTACAGCGTAACTTGCGAGGACGTGTCTATACCAGTGCCATTGGACTTGGTCTTACCGTTCCAGCCCTTATGTTATTGGGCTTTGGTCATAGTCTTGTAGCTGTCGTCGGAGCAGGTTTATGCTTTGGTATTGGTTATGGTATGTTTGATGCTAACAATATGCCAATCCTCTGTCAGTTCATTTCTTCAAAGTATCGCAGTACTGCTTATGGTATTATGAACATGACCGGAGTCTTCGCTGGTGCTGCTGTTACACAGGTATTAGGCAAGTGGACTGATGGTGGTAACCTTGGTAATGGCTTTGCTATCTTGGGATGTATTGTTGTCTTAGCTTTGGTTTTACAGCTCTCTTGTTTGAAACCAACAACCGACAATATGGAGTAA
- a CDS encoding dihydrodipicolinate synthase family protein, producing MEKIIGLIDAPFTPFYANGDVNLEPIEAYAAMLQKNGLKGVFINGSSGEGYMLTTEERMQLAERWMQAAPEGFKVIVHVGSCCLRESVRLAEHAEKIGAWGIGAMAPPFPKIGRIEELVKYCETIAAAAPSLPFYYYHIPAFNGAFLSMLELLKAVDGRIPNFAGIKYTFESLYEYNQCRLYKDGKFDMLHGQDETILPSLAQGGAKGGIGGTTNYNGRELTGIIEAWNKGDIEIAREKQNFSQEVINVICHFRGNIVGGKRIMKLMGFDLGPNRVPFQNMTDEEEARMKKELEEIGFFERCNKF from the coding sequence ATGGAAAAGATTATTGGATTAATTGACGCACCGTTCACGCCATTCTATGCTAATGGCGATGTCAATCTTGAGCCTATTGAGGCTTATGCAGCCATGTTGCAGAAGAACGGTTTGAAGGGAGTGTTTATTAATGGTTCATCTGGTGAGGGCTATATGCTCACAACTGAGGAGCGTATGCAGTTAGCTGAACGCTGGATGCAGGCTGCACCAGAGGGCTTCAAGGTTATTGTACACGTGGGTAGTTGTTGCTTGCGTGAGAGCGTACGTTTGGCAGAACATGCAGAGAAGATTGGTGCATGGGGTATCGGAGCTATGGCTCCTCCATTCCCAAAGATTGGTCGTATCGAGGAGTTAGTGAAGTATTGTGAGACAATTGCAGCCGCAGCTCCCTCACTTCCTTTCTACTACTACCACATCCCAGCATTCAATGGTGCATTCTTATCTATGCTCGAACTCTTGAAAGCAGTCGATGGTCGTATCCCTAACTTTGCAGGCATTAAGTACACCTTCGAGAGTCTTTATGAGTACAACCAATGCCGTCTTTACAAGGATGGTAAGTTTGATATGCTGCATGGACAGGACGAAACGATTCTCCCAAGTTTGGCTCAAGGTGGTGCAAAGGGTGGTATCGGTGGCACAACCAACTATAATGGTCGTGAACTGACAGGTATCATCGAGGCATGGAACAAGGGTGACATCGAAATAGCACGTGAGAAACAAAACTTCTCACAAGAGGTTATCAACGTTATTTGTCACTTCCGTGGTAACATCGTTGGTGGTAAGCGCATCATGAAGTTGATGGGTTTTGACCTTGGTCCTAACCGTGTTCCATTCCAGAATATGACAGATGAAGAAGAGGC